From the Agelaius phoeniceus isolate bAgePho1 chromosome 17, bAgePho1.hap1, whole genome shotgun sequence genome, the window CAGTTCAACACCCACCATGATTAGAATTTTCAAGCTTTGTTGTAAAACTTCAGAGACACCTCAAAGgtgaacaaacaaacaaaataatctTTCCAAAGCAGCAATCCAGAACAAATCCCCATGCTGTGCCCTTCCATattaacaacaaaaacaacccaCAGGAAGCCCCAGTCACAGAGATGCACTCAAATCTGCTATTTTAACTTTGCTCTCCTTCCAGCACAGTTCACAGCAATTGTGGCTTCTACCACTTGACTGGGCTTTGTCCCTGTGACTGTTCTGTCTTCACAAAGGTGTCATAGAGTTCTCTcagatgcagcagcagctcctccaagtTGTCTCCTGTCAGCGCAGACACTGCGATGACCCTCTCAGCCACCTGCTCCCTAAGGAGTGCCAGATTGATCCTGGACTGAGCAAGGTCAACCTTATTCCCAACCACGACACAAGGCCTCTCAGACAAGCCTTTTTCATATGCTTCCAGTTCATATTTCAAGTCTTGCAGCTGGCTCCAGGGCTGAGGCACAGAGAGATCCAGCACGTACAAGAGGAAGCGGCAGCGCTCGATGTGCTTCAGGAAGGCCATCCCCAGCCCACGGTTCTGATGAGCACCTTGGATTAGGCCAGGAATGTCAGCAACTGCAAGAGAAATTTCACAGTGAATCCAGCAGATCCAAtaaaaaactccccaaaaatcctccccagTCTTTTACTGGCCAGTGAAGTACTTTTAAATTATATCTCAGTGCCTCAATATTAAAGCACAACTCATGCTAAGTTTGCTGCTGTTATCTTTTAAAATACCCAAATTTAGATTACTCCAGTGCAGACAGAATACAGACTGACAGTTTGGCACTAAGGGtacctacaagtgaaggtgAAATGGGCTTTCAGTAGAGTTTTCTTTGAAGTTCTTTAGAACCAGCAAGAACACTACAGAACTCCTGAATCTAtttctgcagcatttaaaaGCATTTACAAAGGTGACACAAATTGCTATCAAGGTACACACAACAAACTTCAAATTCTTACCGGCCACTTGTTCATAGTCTTGATAGTGGACAATGCCAACATGGGGGTTTAAGGTTGTGAATGGGtaggcagccacagctggctTTGCCCGGGAGATGGCTCTCAAAAGTGAGGATTTGCCAGCATTGGGAAAGCCCACCTGGAATACAAACACACAAATTTCTCAATCTTTAACAAATCTGCAAAATTCTGCTAGACCAGACAGTTATTCTGCAGTTGTTGGACTACATCAAGAACATTTTGCAGCAAAGCATAACTTTCACAGGTTTGCCAGCTGGTGTTAGAATATTTCCATACTCAAATACAAAAATAGCTTAAGCTCAAAGTTgagcatttttcatttcagaggATTATAAACCTGTCACTAATGAAGTCAAATGTTTAAGATCTGTAAAAAGAGAAATAGAGGGATGAAACAGATGATTTGAACTTTataatttagggaaaaaaaacccaaaaccaagaaaacaagCCAATTTAAAAGAATTCTCTATACTGTAGTGTTCATCGGCAGAACCAGCAGACAAAGCTGCTGTACATCATCAGCAACCACTGATGAATCTTGTTTCTCTATGTATAGTATGGACTTTAGCAGAAGTAGGACAACACCAAGTAGCACAAGAGTGACAGCTCTGTGAATGACTTTGGACACCCTTCTACCAAGTAACAGCAAGAAAGCATCAAGCTGTGTCTCCAAGCAAGCAAGCCAGGGGCCAAGAAAATGTTCTCTCACATTATTTCTTCAGTCAGTCAAGTGGAAGCTGAACCAACAGAAACTCACCAATCCTGCATGAGCTGTTGTCTTGAGCTCCAGATGAAGGACCCTCTCCTGACCTGGCTCTCCTGGAGTGAAAAATTTTGGAGCGCGGTTTTCGTTGGAGAGAAAGAAGCGATTCCCtctccctccagctcctccatgggctgcaatGTACACTTCTCCATGCTGGGTGAGGTCAGCCACAACCTCACCATCCTCCTTCACCAAAGTACCAACAGGGACCTCAAAGGGAAGAGGTGCAAGCATTACACCGAAGCTCAAAGCCTGCAGCAGATCCTCCACCAGCTGGTGTCAGATTTGCTGAAAATCACTCCTGCATATTCTCAAGGTGAGGAGCCCAAAAAGAGAATTGTCTTTCATGAAACTCACTTTCTGAACTCAAACAGCACCGTCAGACATTTACCCTCCATTACACATGAGATTTGCACACAATAAGGTTCTCCAGATTGAAAATCAGCCATGTAGCAAGCTAGCACCCAGCACCCACTGACTTACTTTAACATACATGTGTGCACCGTTAGCTCCATAACAGTTTTTGcttcctcctctctctccatGAAAGCCCTGATAGAAGCGGAACACTGAAGAAAGTGATTTCATTTGCTGGTCAGCTGAAAAGTAAAATACACACATTTTGAACACATTGCTTTAGTAAAACAGGCACAGAAAAGTCAACTCTTGATTGTTCTTTCCCTTTTTGAATATTGCATGAGTGCACATCCTATTTACTATTTATTGTccctattttttatttactgtcTCAATAATAACATATCAGGGAAGACTAATATCAATCTAAGTCGTGATGAAGTTTAACTGTCTGTACTTAGCTGCTTAGGTTTATTAATGTGGTCattccaaataaaaattaatttgctaGATTAGATTTTACAGCAGGGTGGTGGCAGAAGCAGCTTTATTCATCTTAAGAGGAAAATTTAATCAGATCTTAACACAGTCAGGCACCACTCACCAAAGTATTTGCAAAATACCTCAATTTTCAAAATTCTAAGGCTGTCAGTGTCATTTATGTCCTCCTTATCACAGCTCAGGACAGAACTTCAAAAGCGAAGACACCTCATACAGAAATAACCATTTTAACCTTTTTACCATTTCTTACCATCCGTGCAGGGCTGTTTGTGGGGTGGGGTGTTAAGCAAGAAAACAACAGCACAAAACAGAACAGATTCAGTGAGGTTTACCTTTAAAAATGACATGACCCCCATCACCTCCATTCCCACCATCAGGACCTCCGAACACTTTTCTGGGCTCACTGTGGAAGGAATGGCCCCCGtctcctccttgtcctccaACCACGCGCACTTTCCGCTGATCCACGAAATACCGTGTCTGCAACAAGGGTGGGGGTTGCTACCTTTAAATACAATTTATCAGACTCATCTTCCAAGAAGTTTTAGTTATTAGCCAGACCTGCTATTTTTAGCCAGGATGAATTTCATtcaacagtaaaaaaaaaatcagaactcTGAACCAGAACTCTGCTGGCATTCACAGATCAACTAAATGCACTGTACTGAGTGtaataataaagaaaatcaGATCTCATCTTTCAAGTGTTTTtaagaactttttaaaaagcaaatgccTAAGGCTATGCTATGTTGATATAGCTCTATCTATCTCCAGAAAAGGGGCTGAAATTCCCAAGGGAAAATATTAGGGAAGTACATTCATTGACAGGTGGAATTGTTTACACAGAGGGATGAAAAGAGAAAGCACGACTGTGATCATGGTGACTTTCTAATTCTGTCAGTTACTAAGGGACTCCGTAATGAGAATGGCCTTTAAGGGTCACTTTAAATAAAAGGCACAAATCGTACGTGGGAGAGAAAAAGTCTTATTAGTGTTATGATACCAAAGAtaagcaactgaaaaaaaacctcctCTCACCTGAACTTTTGATAAGCAAATTTATACTACTACTAAAAAGCCTCTTTTAGAAAGTATTTGGCACCACCACACGGCGAAAGAGTAAACTATGGTTTTTAATGGGGAGTGATTTATGGATCATtagaaaataagatttttcaGAGAcgtgtaaatataaaaataagatGAAGAATAAATTCTAGGACCCTGAAGTTTCTCTGACATAAAGTGATGCTTGTTTGGCAGCTGACTACACCGCAAGACTAAAAAACCagtgagaaacaaaacaatattttaGATTTAAAGCTAAAACACCGTTTTAGACCTTTAAAAACCTTTTTACTTTCTGACTTATGGATGCTTCCCGCCCAAAGAGGCCAAAGGGGAAGAGGACCGCTACTACGATCAATGTGAGCACGGAGAATATCGCGGGGCAGACTCATTTCCTCACTATTCTGGAAGTCAATTATATTTTAGCCAGTATTTCCTCACTCCCGCAGGGCCAGCGGCGGGAGGCAGCCCGAGCTCGCGGAGCGCCCAGCACTCACCAGCTGCCGCTCGGAAATGGCTCTCTTCTGCCTCAGCCGCCTGTCCTTGGCGCACCGGGCGCAGCCCGTGGAGAAAGCCGGcgggctgagcagcagcaggaccgCCTTCCAGGGACTGCGGCCGctccccccggccccgcagcgccTCAGGGAGgtgcccagcccggccccaCACAGCACCGCCATGGAGGGACAGGCACGACCACGGCTCCGCCTCGGCCTCCCGGGCGCAGCCGCTGAGGCAAAGCCGCGCCCCGGCAGCCGCGGCCCGCCTCAGCCCCACCTCAACCCCGGCttagcccggccccggcccggccccagccccgcctcaGCCCGGCCTCAGGCTGTGTGTCCCGAGAACGGCGCCCGTGAGGGCTGAGGCAGCCCGCGAGACTCAGAACGCAGAacggcttgggttggaagggactttaaagatcatctcgtTCCCCGTCCACTATCCCAGCTTGCaccaagccccgtccagcctggccttgagcgcttccagggctggagcagccacagcttctctgggcaccttCCTGCCTCTCGCAGTACCGAGCATCCTGCTCATACCCCATCTAaccctgtcctctgccagctcgaagccatttccccttgtcttGTCACTCCAGGCCTTTGTAAATATTCTCTTTCCGTCTTTCTCACAGGCCCCTTCAGGCACGGGAAGGCTGCAATGAAGGCACCCCGAAGTTCCCCTAAGCAGGCTGAACAATGGtgattctctcagcctttcctcgtggcagagctgctccatccctctgatcagtTTGGTCCTCTGGgccctctccagcagcaggtCCATGCCCTGAGGAGCAGAATTCTGCCTCCCTCGCTGCCCACGCCGGGATCAGCCCAGCACCCGGGAATTCATGGGCTGGGG encodes:
- the MTG2 gene encoding mitochondrial ribosome-associated GTPase 2, whose product is MAVLCGAGLGTSLRRCGAGGSGRSPWKAVLLLLSPPAFSTGCARCAKDRRLRQKRAISERQLTRYFVDQRKVRVVGGQGGDGGHSFHSEPRKVFGGPDGGNGGDGGHVIFKADQQMKSLSSVFRFYQGFHGERGGSKNCYGANGAHMYVKVPVGTLVKEDGEVVADLTQHGEVYIAAHGGAGGRGNRFFLSNENRAPKFFTPGEPGQERVLHLELKTTAHAGLVGFPNAGKSSLLRAISRAKPAVAAYPFTTLNPHVGIVHYQDYEQVAVADIPGLIQGAHQNRGLGMAFLKHIERCRFLLYVLDLSVPQPWSQLQDLKYELEAYEKGLSERPCVVVGNKVDLAQSRINLALLREQVAERVIAVSALTGDNLEELLLHLRELYDTFVKTEQSQGQSPVKW